A stretch of Carboxydothermus pertinax DNA encodes these proteins:
- a CDS encoding valine--tRNA ligase gives MSIPSVYSPQEVEKKWYKYWEENGFFHTEPDERKPFSIVMPPPNVTGQLHMGHALDNTMQDILTRYKRMQGYNTLWLPGTDHAGIATQAKVEEELRKEGLSKDDLGREKFLERVWAWKEKYGNRITEQLRTLGASCDWDRERFTLDEGCSEAVKEVFLRLYEKGLIYRDYYITNWCPHCKTTISDIEVEHQEQDGKLYHIKYPLEDGTGYLTVATTRPETMLGDTAVAVHPDDERYRGFVGKKVILPLLNRPIPVIADEYVDREFGTGVVKITPAHDPNDFEVGLRHQLPQVVVLDDEAIMNENAGSYQGLDRYAARKKIVEDLKELGLLVKEEDIKHSVGHCYRCDTVIEPRLSKQWFVRMKPLAKPAIEAALKGEVKFVPERFTKIYLNWLYNIRDWCISRQLWWGHRIPVWYCEECGEVIPSREEVKSCPKCQSTRVHQDPDVLDTWFSSALWPFSTMGWPKNTEELHYYYPTSVLVTGRDIIFFWVARMLFMGLEFMKQVPFREVLIHGLVLDAQGRKMSKSLGNGVDPVEVIASHGADSLRFMLVTGNTPGNDLRFHFERLDGARNFANKLWNASRFVLMNLEGFNPQGIKKEDLTLADRWILSRLNSVIEKVTANLEQYELGEAARELYEFIWDEFCDWYVELSKPRLYGKMPGGDTAREVLYWVLKTTLELLHPFMPFITEEIWQKLPHEGKTIMLAPWPTVKVEYNNPDAVKEMSSLMEVIREIRRLRAEVNVPPSKRGEVILVTADSSLRSLLNENSWAISALAQSEPRIVAQMPAPDGALTGVAAGITLYLPLKDLIDLEKEKERLNKELKKVLAEIERLEKKLNNPGFLAKAPAEVINKEREKLSGFYREKEILEQRIGMFSHEL, from the coding sequence ATGTCCATACCTTCGGTTTATTCACCCCAGGAAGTGGAGAAAAAATGGTATAAATACTGGGAGGAAAATGGCTTTTTCCATACCGAGCCCGATGAGCGCAAACCTTTTTCCATTGTCATGCCTCCACCAAACGTTACCGGGCAGCTTCATATGGGTCATGCTCTGGATAATACGATGCAGGATATACTTACCCGCTATAAGAGGATGCAGGGGTATAATACCCTCTGGCTTCCCGGAACCGACCATGCAGGGATTGCTACCCAGGCCAAAGTGGAAGAGGAACTTAGAAAAGAGGGACTTTCGAAAGATGATTTGGGCCGGGAAAAGTTTTTAGAGAGGGTTTGGGCCTGGAAAGAAAAATACGGAAACCGCATAACCGAGCAGCTAAGAACTCTTGGGGCTTCTTGTGATTGGGACCGGGAGCGATTTACTTTAGATGAAGGGTGTTCCGAGGCAGTTAAAGAGGTGTTTTTACGTCTTTATGAAAAGGGGCTTATTTACCGGGACTACTATATTACCAACTGGTGTCCCCACTGCAAAACCACCATTTCTGATATAGAAGTGGAACACCAAGAACAGGACGGCAAACTCTATCACATAAAATATCCATTAGAAGATGGAACAGGTTATCTCACCGTAGCGACGACCAGGCCGGAAACGATGCTGGGGGATACAGCGGTGGCGGTCCACCCGGACGATGAGCGATACCGGGGGTTCGTTGGCAAAAAAGTTATCCTGCCGCTTTTAAACCGGCCTATACCGGTTATCGCCGATGAGTACGTGGATAGGGAATTTGGTACCGGTGTGGTGAAAATTACCCCGGCCCACGACCCCAACGACTTTGAAGTGGGGCTTCGCCACCAACTTCCCCAGGTAGTGGTGCTGGACGATGAAGCTATTATGAATGAAAATGCCGGAAGTTATCAGGGGCTAGACCGCTATGCTGCTCGGAAAAAAATAGTTGAAGATTTAAAGGAATTAGGGCTTCTGGTTAAAGAGGAAGATATTAAGCACTCGGTGGGGCACTGTTACCGATGTGATACGGTGATTGAACCAAGGCTTTCCAAACAATGGTTTGTAAGAATGAAACCTTTAGCAAAGCCCGCTATCGAAGCTGCCTTAAAAGGGGAGGTAAAGTTTGTTCCCGAGAGGTTTACCAAGATTTATCTTAACTGGCTTTATAATATTCGGGATTGGTGCATTTCCCGGCAGCTCTGGTGGGGACACCGGATTCCGGTCTGGTATTGCGAAGAATGTGGAGAAGTTATTCCTTCCCGGGAAGAGGTAAAAAGCTGTCCCAAGTGCCAGAGTACCAGAGTCCATCAGGACCCGGACGTTTTGGATACCTGGTTTTCTTCAGCTCTCTGGCCCTTTTCGACCATGGGTTGGCCGAAAAATACCGAGGAACTTCACTATTACTACCCAACTTCAGTGTTAGTGACCGGCCGGGATATCATCTTCTTCTGGGTAGCCCGGATGCTTTTTATGGGCCTGGAGTTTATGAAACAGGTGCCGTTTCGGGAAGTATTAATCCACGGTCTGGTCTTAGATGCCCAGGGAAGAAAGATGAGTAAATCTTTAGGAAACGGGGTTGACCCGGTAGAGGTAATTGCAAGCCACGGAGCCGATAGCTTAAGATTTATGCTGGTAACCGGTAATACCCCTGGAAACGATTTGCGTTTTCACTTTGAGCGGCTTGATGGAGCGCGCAATTTTGCCAATAAACTCTGGAATGCCTCCCGGTTTGTTTTAATGAATTTAGAAGGATTTAATCCTCAAGGAATAAAGAAGGAGGATTTAACTTTAGCTGACCGTTGGATTTTATCGCGCTTAAACTCTGTTATTGAAAAGGTAACGGCTAATTTAGAGCAGTATGAGCTTGGGGAAGCGGCGCGGGAATTGTACGAGTTTATCTGGGATGAGTTTTGCGACTGGTATGTAGAACTTTCTAAACCGCGCCTTTACGGGAAAATGCCTGGCGGCGATACTGCCCGGGAAGTCCTTTATTGGGTCTTAAAAACAACTTTAGAACTTCTCCATCCCTTTATGCCGTTTATTACCGAGGAAATCTGGCAAAAGCTACCCCATGAAGGAAAAACGATTATGTTAGCTCCCTGGCCAACGGTTAAAGTAGAGTATAACAATCCCGACGCAGTTAAAGAAATGAGCAGTTTAATGGAAGTTATCCGGGAGATAAGAAGGTTAAGAGCCGAGGTCAATGTGCCACCTTCCAAGCGGGGAGAAGTTATTTTAGTAACTGCTGACTCAAGCCTGAGAAGTTTACTAAACGAAAACTCCTGGGCCATATCTGCATTAGCGCAAAGTGAACCCCGGATTGTTGCCCAAATGCCCGCACCGGATGGGGCTTTAACCGGCGTGGCAGCAGGTATTACTCTTTATTTACCGCTAAAAGATTTAATTGACCTGGAGAAAGAAAAAGAACGGCTAAATAAAGAACTTAAAAAGGTTTTAGCGGAAATTGAGCGGTTAGAGAAAAAATTAAACAATCCGGGCTTTCTGGCTAAAGCTCCCGCGGAGGTTATAAACAAAGAACGGGAAAAACTGTCTGGTTTTTACCGGGAAAAGGAAATATTAGAACAAAGGATAGGGATGTTTTCCCATGAACTATAA
- the radC gene encoding RadC family protein: MGEKLKNLPEELRPRERLLRQGPESLSPVELVAVLLGSGTPQENVLDLSLRLLTSFGGLKGLIHSHPEELISFKGIGAAKATKLLAALELARRYYEIAQENKINFLNPEDVYNYLRYKIGHKKQEEVIVLSLNTKNQLCGESVVAVGGVNHAGVTPREIFREAVKIGAYAVIMAHNHPSGDPTPSQEDIKFTGQVKKASEILGIKLLDHLIIGENKYISMKAERLF; encoded by the coding sequence ATGGGGGAGAAATTAAAAAACCTTCCGGAGGAATTAAGACCTAGGGAGCGGCTTTTACGCCAGGGGCCGGAAAGTTTAAGTCCGGTGGAACTAGTGGCAGTGCTTCTGGGTAGCGGTACGCCCCAGGAAAACGTGCTGGATTTGTCTTTACGGCTTTTAACGAGTTTTGGGGGATTAAAGGGACTTATTCATTCCCATCCCGAAGAGTTAATTAGTTTTAAGGGTATAGGAGCAGCTAAAGCAACCAAGCTTTTAGCGGCCTTAGAACTGGCACGCCGGTATTATGAGATTGCTCAGGAAAATAAGATAAATTTTTTAAATCCGGAAGATGTTTATAATTATCTAAGGTATAAAATTGGTCACAAAAAGCAAGAAGAAGTTATTGTACTTTCTTTAAATACCAAAAACCAGCTTTGCGGTGAAAGTGTGGTGGCTGTTGGCGGGGTAAATCATGCGGGGGTAACGCCCAGGGAAATATTTCGAGAAGCGGTTAAAATTGGTGCTTATGCGGTAATTATGGCCCATAATCACCCCAGTGGTGACCCAACTCCCAGTCAGGAGGATATAAAATTTACCGGCCAAGTTAAAAAAGCTTCGGAAATTTTAGGGATTAAACTCTTAGATCATCTAATTATCGGGGAAAATAAATATATCAGTATGAAAGCTGAGCGGTTATTTTAG
- the mreC gene encoding rod shape-determining protein MreC has product MAKRYWGKTLLIGVLLMVLLLSLARYTSQELPIFSTVKSGLKDLTYPVARAVSFLWESAGNLTLFFKDINELRREKEQLLQENSTLKFELNNLKEVERENRRLRAMLGYSQENPKFDLVLAKIIAREPDNWYKSFTVNQGKRAGVARDMPVLDQNGLIGRVMNVAALNAEVLLITDPRSSVAAVTYDGRVPGIIKGTALSSELIMDNIPLNLEVRTGEKVLTSGQGGVFPAGIPIGYIVSVAKDPSGLVQVAKVRPYVDYDRLEEVFILKGRR; this is encoded by the coding sequence TTGGCGAAGAGATACTGGGGCAAAACCCTTTTAATCGGGGTATTGCTGATGGTGCTTCTCCTGTCTCTTGCCCGTTATACTTCCCAGGAACTCCCCATCTTTTCTACAGTTAAGTCTGGACTTAAAGATCTAACCTATCCAGTAGCCAGGGCAGTTAGTTTTCTTTGGGAAAGTGCGGGCAATTTAACTTTGTTTTTTAAAGATATCAATGAACTTAGGCGGGAGAAAGAGCAACTTTTACAGGAAAATTCTACCTTAAAATTTGAACTAAATAACTTAAAAGAAGTTGAACGGGAGAATCGGCGGCTCCGGGCAATGCTGGGGTACAGTCAGGAAAATCCAAAGTTTGACCTAGTTTTGGCCAAAATTATTGCCCGGGAGCCGGACAACTGGTATAAATCTTTTACCGTAAATCAAGGGAAAAGAGCCGGTGTAGCCAGGGATATGCCGGTATTAGACCAAAACGGCTTAATTGGTAGGGTAATGAATGTAGCGGCATTAAATGCAGAAGTTTTATTGATTACTGATCCCAGAAGCAGTGTAGCAGCGGTAACTTACGATGGACGAGTACCAGGGATTATCAAGGGTACGGCTTTATCTTCCGAGCTTATCATGGATAACATTCCTTTAAATCTGGAAGTTCGTACTGGAGAGAAGGTGCTTACTTCTGGACAAGGAGGAGTATTCCCAGCGGGGATTCCAATTGGTTATATCGTCAGTGTAGCAAAAGATCCCTCGGGACTGGTTCAAGTGGCAAAAGTCCGGCCCTATGTGGATTATGACCGGCTGGAAGAAGTATTTATCCTAAAGGGTAGACGATGA
- a CDS encoding redox-sensing transcriptional repressor Rex produces the protein MKGFKIPEATISRLSVYSRYLENLHRKGITTVSSADIAQGVGVTSAQVRKDLAYFGEFGTRGVGYNVKELLDHTLKILGLNATWNMVVVGAGNLGSALCAYRGFRERGFYIVGVFDNDLTKIGKKINEYEVLPIDQLEEVVRENNVEIGIIAVPAAYAQDVATRLVKAGVRGILNFAPTVLNIPEKIIVRSVDLTVNLEVLTFNIRRD, from the coding sequence ATGAAAGGGTTTAAAATTCCAGAGGCAACAATATCAAGGCTTTCCGTTTACTCCCGTTATCTGGAAAATTTACACCGGAAGGGCATTACTACCGTATCTTCGGCAGATATTGCCCAGGGGGTAGGGGTTACTTCTGCTCAGGTTCGAAAAGATCTGGCGTATTTTGGCGAGTTTGGTACTCGGGGGGTAGGGTACAACGTTAAGGAACTATTAGATCATACTTTAAAGATTCTGGGGCTAAATGCTACCTGGAACATGGTAGTGGTAGGGGCTGGAAACCTTGGCTCAGCCCTTTGTGCTTACCGGGGCTTTCGGGAGCGAGGTTTTTATATAGTAGGGGTTTTTGACAACGATCTTACCAAAATTGGGAAGAAGATTAATGAGTATGAGGTATTGCCTATTGACCAATTAGAAGAAGTGGTGCGCGAAAATAATGTGGAAATTGGCATTATTGCAGTGCCGGCTGCCTATGCTCAGGACGTTGCTACCCGACTGGTAAAAGCAGGGGTAAGAGGAATTTTAAATTTTGCCCCCACGGTACTAAATATTCCCGAGAAAATTATTGTGCGAAGCGTTGACCTTACGGTTAATCTGGAGGTGCTAACCTTTAACATTAGAAGAGATTAA
- a CDS encoding Ger(x)C family spore germination protein — MKKILAAFLILAQILTFGCWSRIELEDLAIVQGIGVDKNEQGSKKDRYLFSVQVINPSALTSKGGGGGEKPYVIRVISGELFFTTLRELNMETALRLYYAHNRVILLSEGVARDGVKNLLDFFERNPQFRRDNYVLIVKGKALEIWDGFPGIVKVPAIALYDLTQKSYITAEAGVMELGDFLELLEEEGVDPYAPGVKLLTKKGRKEIRVFQTALFKNDKLVGWLNEEQSRGLLIITNKVKGGITEINNPQKPEEKLAVELEKSKTKWQLKAVNGRPVIKLTVETEGIITEAQDGIDFSKKEFYKRLNQAYAREVRRDINEFLAKTREVGTDPAGFGRFIYREEPKIWQDLKDDWEEEYKNLAIEVAVRANIVRSGMTTSAIKPQ, encoded by the coding sequence ATGAAAAAAATTCTTGCGGCTTTTTTAATCTTAGCTCAAATTTTAACCTTTGGCTGCTGGAGCCGGATTGAGTTAGAAGACCTGGCTATTGTGCAAGGGATAGGGGTGGATAAAAATGAGCAGGGAAGTAAAAAAGACAGGTATTTATTTTCTGTGCAGGTAATTAACCCCAGTGCTCTTACCAGTAAAGGTGGAGGTGGTGGAGAAAAACCTTATGTCATAAGAGTAATAAGCGGGGAACTTTTCTTTACTACTTTAAGAGAACTTAACATGGAGACAGCGTTAAGACTTTATTATGCCCACAACAGGGTAATACTCCTTTCCGAAGGGGTGGCCCGGGATGGGGTAAAAAATTTGCTGGACTTTTTTGAGAGGAACCCCCAGTTTCGCCGGGATAATTATGTCTTAATAGTCAAAGGTAAAGCTCTGGAGATTTGGGATGGTTTTCCGGGGATTGTAAAAGTTCCGGCCATAGCTTTATACGATTTAACCCAAAAATCATATATTACAGCAGAAGCAGGGGTCATGGAATTGGGAGATTTTCTTGAACTTTTGGAAGAGGAAGGGGTGGATCCCTACGCGCCGGGAGTTAAGCTTTTAACTAAAAAAGGGCGCAAGGAGATTCGGGTGTTTCAAACTGCCCTTTTTAAAAATGATAAGCTTGTGGGCTGGCTAAATGAAGAACAGTCCCGGGGTCTTTTAATCATTACCAACAAAGTAAAAGGAGGTATAACGGAGATAAATAATCCCCAAAAACCGGAGGAAAAGCTTGCGGTAGAACTGGAAAAATCTAAAACTAAGTGGCAGTTAAAAGCGGTGAATGGCCGACCGGTGATTAAACTTACTGTTGAAACTGAAGGGATTATTACTGAAGCGCAAGATGGTATTGATTTTAGTAAGAAAGAATTTTATAAAAGGTTAAACCAAGCTTATGCTCGGGAAGTTCGCCGTGATATTAACGAGTTTTTAGCTAAAACCCGGGAGGTTGGAACTGATCCAGCAGGTTTTGGGCGGTTTATCTACCGGGAAGAGCCAAAAATCTGGCAGGATTTAAAGGATGACTGGGAAGAAGAGTATAAAAATCTGGCCATTGAAGTGGCGGTTAGGGCAAATATTGTTCGAAGTGGAATGACTACTTCTGCAATTAAACCCCAATAG
- a CDS encoding bifunctional folylpolyglutamate synthase/dihydrofolate synthase has protein sequence MNYNEALEFLANLTKFGINLGLERIYELLKRLGNPQEKLKVIHIGGTNGKGSVSSLTASVLTEAGYKTGLFTSPHLSRYTERYKINGQEISPERVARLVNEIKPQLLAMVEEGYEHPTEFEVSTAMALKYFAEEKVDFVVLEVGLGGVIDSTNVVRCPEVVAITNVGLDHMDYLGNTITEIARVKAGIIKPGVPVVTAARGEALEVIKGVARAKNCRVVDVREEIFLNLKERSLAGQVFNLVSRGKTYQDLKIRLLGEHQLDNAKTSFGIIEVLREKYDIPDSAIYQGFSKATWPGRFEYFPGTPPVLIDGAHNPDGVRALRRAFADYFPGVRPVLLLGVLADKEREKVVDELFDLPVEAVVTRPPTPRAGDIGILAQILENKGVKTHLVENPAKALAFGLELSQKYNTLLLVTGSLYMIGEIRPLLAEGRR, from the coding sequence ATGAACTATAACGAAGCCTTAGAATTTTTGGCCAATCTCACCAAGTTTGGGATAAATTTGGGCTTAGAGCGGATTTATGAACTATTAAAGAGGCTTGGTAATCCGCAGGAGAAACTTAAAGTAATCCACATTGGGGGGACCAATGGTAAAGGTTCGGTTTCAAGCTTAACTGCTTCGGTGTTAACAGAAGCGGGCTATAAAACCGGACTTTTCACCTCTCCCCATCTATCCCGGTATACTGAGCGGTATAAGATAAACGGACAGGAAATTTCTCCGGAAAGGGTGGCCAGGTTAGTAAACGAGATAAAACCCCAGCTTCTGGCCATGGTGGAAGAAGGTTACGAACACCCTACCGAATTTGAAGTTTCAACGGCAATGGCTTTAAAATATTTTGCCGAGGAAAAAGTGGATTTTGTGGTTTTAGAAGTGGGGCTCGGTGGGGTAATTGACTCTACCAATGTCGTACGCTGTCCGGAGGTCGTGGCGATTACCAATGTGGGATTAGACCACATGGACTATTTAGGAAATACCATTACTGAAATTGCTCGGGTGAAAGCGGGCATCATAAAACCGGGGGTCCCGGTGGTAACCGCTGCCAGAGGAGAAGCCCTGGAGGTTATCAAAGGGGTAGCCAGAGCGAAAAATTGCCGCGTTGTGGATGTCAGGGAAGAAATCTTTTTGAACTTAAAAGAAAGAAGTCTAGCGGGGCAGGTTTTTAACCTGGTAAGCCGGGGAAAGACCTATCAGGATCTAAAAATTCGGCTTTTAGGGGAGCATCAGCTGGATAACGCGAAAACTTCTTTTGGGATCATAGAGGTTTTACGGGAAAAATATGATATTCCCGATTCGGCAATTTATCAAGGATTTTCCAAGGCCACCTGGCCGGGGCGTTTTGAATACTTTCCTGGAACTCCGCCGGTGTTAATTGATGGGGCGCATAACCCTGATGGGGTAAGAGCCCTAAGGCGTGCTTTTGCCGATTATTTTCCCGGGGTACGGCCGGTATTGCTGTTAGGTGTTTTAGCCGATAAAGAACGGGAAAAAGTAGTGGACGAACTTTTTGACTTACCGGTAGAGGCGGTGGTGACCCGTCCGCCCACGCCCCGGGCCGGAGATATTGGCATCTTGGCTCAAATTTTGGAAAACAAGGGAGTTAAAACTCATTTAGTGGAAAACCCTGCTAAGGCTTTAGCTTTTGGTTTGGAGCTTTCACAAAAATATAATACTCTCCTTTTAGTTACCGGCTCCCTTTATATGATTGGTGAAATCCGCCCCCTCCTAGCGGAGGGTAGAAGGTAA
- a CDS encoding spore germination protein, with protein sequence MGFWGKLARIKKGRDKKSSVKEEKPSRLSPYKDKNFSGRVAEDVREIKKILGNPSDLVIREFSYYGVPAAAVLIDGMVDKMVVIEGILKPLMLEAKIAEDKPENPFKSLKEEMVAVAEVKEANTIEEFLLAVLSGEVGLLLEGNHSTLLVSAKGWPTRSVTEPMNEVVVRGPQEGFTETLRVNTALIRRRVRSPYLRMEPLKIGRISQTDVVIAYLEDIANPKIVEEVRRRLSRIDIDAVLESGYLEEFIEDDPFNIFPQVKHTERPDKAVADMLEGKVVILADGTPNVLVVPATMPEFFQATEDYYEKYFISNFLRIIRVLSFFIAMFLPSLYIAIITFHQEMIPTELLINIWASRSGVPFPAFVEALIMEISFEALREAGVRLPRPVGQAVSIVGALIIGQAAVEAGIVSTSMVIVVALTGIASFAIPAFNLAVAARIYRFIIMILAATFGMFGLMMGFIFLIIMLCNTRSFGVPYLAPLAPMRISDQKDVVVRLPWWLMVKRPRHYRPRDEQRVKKGLMPDFAKGDKRG encoded by the coding sequence ATGGGGTTTTGGGGAAAATTAGCCCGGATAAAAAAGGGAAGGGATAAGAAATCTTCAGTTAAAGAGGAAAAGCCTTCCCGACTTTCGCCTTATAAAGATAAAAATTTTTCCGGGCGGGTGGCGGAGGATGTTCGGGAGATTAAAAAGATTTTAGGTAATCCTTCGGACCTTGTTATCCGGGAGTTTAGCTATTATGGTGTTCCAGCAGCGGCAGTATTGATTGACGGTATGGTGGACAAGATGGTGGTGATTGAAGGTATTTTAAAGCCACTGATGCTGGAAGCAAAAATAGCTGAAGATAAGCCAGAAAACCCCTTTAAAAGCTTAAAAGAAGAAATGGTGGCGGTAGCGGAGGTAAAAGAGGCTAATACCATTGAGGAATTTTTACTGGCAGTACTTTCCGGTGAAGTGGGGTTACTGTTGGAAGGAAATCATTCTACTCTTTTAGTAAGTGCCAAGGGCTGGCCAACCCGGTCGGTAACCGAGCCGATGAATGAGGTGGTGGTGCGAGGACCGCAAGAAGGTTTTACCGAAACTCTCCGGGTAAATACGGCTTTAATTCGCCGGCGAGTGCGTTCCCCTTATTTGCGGATGGAACCGTTAAAGATTGGTCGTATTTCCCAGACCGATGTGGTAATTGCGTATTTAGAAGATATCGCGAACCCCAAAATTGTCGAAGAAGTAAGGAGGCGCTTATCCCGGATCGATATTGATGCGGTTTTAGAAAGTGGTTACTTGGAAGAGTTTATTGAGGATGACCCCTTTAACATTTTTCCCCAGGTAAAGCATACCGAGCGGCCTGATAAAGCAGTTGCGGATATGCTTGAAGGAAAAGTGGTGATTTTAGCCGATGGGACCCCCAATGTATTGGTAGTACCGGCTACAATGCCGGAGTTTTTCCAGGCAACTGAAGACTACTATGAAAAATATTTTATAAGTAACTTTTTAAGAATTATTCGAGTTTTATCTTTTTTCATAGCAATGTTTTTACCTTCACTGTATATTGCTATTATTACTTTTCACCAGGAAATGATTCCAACGGAATTATTAATTAACATCTGGGCGTCCCGGTCGGGAGTGCCCTTTCCGGCTTTTGTGGAAGCGTTAATTATGGAAATTTCTTTTGAAGCCCTGCGGGAAGCGGGGGTAAGGTTGCCTCGACCGGTAGGTCAAGCAGTTAGCATTGTAGGGGCTCTGATTATTGGCCAGGCAGCGGTAGAAGCGGGGATAGTGTCAACGTCAATGGTTATTGTAGTTGCCTTAACCGGTATCGCTTCTTTTGCTATACCAGCTTTTAATTTAGCGGTTGCGGCCAGGATTTACCGATTTATTATTATGATTTTAGCGGCGACTTTTGGAATGTTTGGGCTTATGATGGGATTTATCTTTTTAATTATCATGCTTTGCAATACACGGTCTTTTGGGGTACCATACCTTGCACCCTTAGCCCCTATGAGAATTTCGGATCAGAAAGATGTAGTTGTTAGACTTCCCTGGTGGTTAATGGTTAAGAGACCAAGGCACTATAGACCAAGGGATGAACAACGGGTAAAAAAAGGGCTTATGCCGGATTTTGCAAAAGGGGATAAGCGGGGATGA
- a CDS encoding Maf family protein: protein MKVYLASTSPRRQELLKKVYDQFEIIPPTAEENAKILNPLELSLFLSRQKAKSVATKVEEGLIIAADTVVALDGKILGKPRDEEKAFYMLKALAGREHEVYTGVTLIQKPQKREKSFGEMTKVWFYPLTDEEIKKYIRTKEPLDKAGAYGIQGYGALFVKKINGCYFNVVGLPIARMYRELLEWGVV, encoded by the coding sequence TTGAAAGTTTACCTGGCTTCGACATCACCCAGAAGACAAGAATTATTAAAAAAAGTTTATGATCAATTTGAAATAATCCCGCCTACTGCCGAGGAAAACGCTAAAATTTTAAATCCTTTGGAATTATCCCTTTTTCTTTCCCGGCAAAAAGCTAAAAGCGTAGCCACAAAAGTCGAAGAAGGGCTTATTATTGCTGCCGATACGGTAGTCGCGCTGGATGGAAAAATCTTGGGAAAACCCCGGGACGAAGAGAAAGCTTTTTATATGTTAAAAGCTTTGGCTGGTCGCGAACATGAAGTTTATACCGGGGTCACTTTGATACAAAAGCCACAAAAGCGGGAAAAGAGTTTTGGGGAGATGACAAAAGTCTGGTTTTATCCTTTGACCGATGAAGAAATTAAAAAATACATAAGAACCAAAGAGCCTCTGGATAAAGCGGGAGCTTATGGTATCCAGGGTTATGGTGCTCTTTTTGTTAAAAAAATTAATGGATGTTACTTTAATGTGGTGGGCCTTCCGATAGCCCGAATGTATCGCGAGCTTTTGGAGTGGGGAGTAGTTTAA
- a CDS encoding rod shape-determining protein → MAFKFGLVAKDLGIDLGTANSLVYVKGRGVVLLEPSVVAIRKETGQVLAVGNEAKQMIGRTPGNIVAIRPMKDGVIADFDITYNMIKHFINKALGDKTYLIKPNVVVCVPSGATAVEERAIRDAALAAGAREAYLIEEPMAAAIGAGLPVEEPTGNLIVDIGGGTTEVAVISFGGIVTSQSLRIAGDEMDEAIINHIKKSYNLMIGERTAEEIKINIGSAYPQDTVITYEVKGRDLITGLPRTVEVSSEEIYKALKEPVSAIVEAIKSTLEKTPPELAADIMDHGIMLAGGGSLLKGLDKLISMETHMPVHVAEEPMFCVAYGTGKALENLHVLRNVLKTPKKSIKEV, encoded by the coding sequence ATGGCGTTTAAATTTGGACTGGTTGCTAAAGATTTAGGAATTGACCTGGGAACCGCTAACTCCCTTGTTTATGTTAAAGGGCGGGGAGTGGTTTTACTGGAGCCGTCGGTAGTGGCAATTCGCAAAGAAACGGGTCAAGTGCTGGCGGTGGGAAATGAAGCAAAGCAAATGATAGGAAGAACTCCGGGAAACATCGTGGCAATTCGCCCCATGAAAGACGGGGTTATTGCTGATTTTGATATTACCTATAATATGATAAAGCATTTTATTAATAAAGCGCTGGGGGATAAAACTTATTTAATTAAACCCAATGTAGTAGTATGTGTCCCTTCCGGAGCTACGGCGGTAGAAGAAAGAGCTATTCGAGATGCAGCTTTAGCAGCCGGAGCCCGAGAAGCGTATTTAATTGAAGAGCCAATGGCTGCAGCTATAGGGGCTGGACTTCCGGTAGAAGAGCCTACGGGTAATCTAATTGTTGATATCGGTGGAGGAACCACAGAGGTTGCGGTAATTTCCTTTGGTGGAATAGTTACCAGCCAGTCTCTACGCATTGCCGGGGATGAAATGGATGAGGCGATTATTAATCATATTAAGAAGAGCTATAACTTAATGATTGGCGAACGAACTGCTGAGGAAATAAAAATTAATATTGGTTCAGCCTATCCCCAGGATACGGTGATTACCTATGAAGTAAAAGGTCGGGATTTAATTACGGGACTTCCCCGGACCGTAGAGGTGAGCTCTGAGGAAATTTACAAGGCGTTAAAAGAGCCTGTTTCGGCCATTGTGGAGGCGATTAAATCGACCTTAGAAAAAACGCCACCGGAATTGGCAGCTGACATTATGGACCATGGTATTATGCTGGCTGGAGGCGGTTCTTTATTAAAAGGCCTTGATAAATTAATTAGTATGGAAACCCATATGCCGGTTCATGTTGCGGAGGAACCAATGTTTTGTGTAGCTTATGGCACCGGTAAAGCTCTTGAAAACCTTCATGTTTTGCGGAATGTTTTAAAAACCCCAAAAAAATCCATTAAAGAGGTGTAA